The following DNA comes from Thermus oshimai DSM 12092.
GTAGATGCCCAGGGTGATGGTGGGGCTGGCGTGGCCCATGCGCTCCGCCACCACCTCCAGGGGAGCCCCGTTGGCCAGGAGGTGGGAGCCGTAGCTATGGCGCAGGTCGTGCACCCGGAGGGGCGGCAGGCCCAGCCGCTGGGCGATGCGGCGCAGGGTGTGGTTCAGGGTGTTGGGGTCCAGGGGCCTTGAGGGGTCGTTGCCGGGGAAGACCCAAAGCTCCGGTAGGTCCTCCGGGGCCACCCCCTTGGCCAGAAGCCAGTCCCGGTAGCCCCGGAGCCGGAGCAGGGTGGCGTGGGGGATGGGGACCGTCCGGTAGGCCCTCTGCGTCTTGGGGGTTCCCACCACCCCCTTTCCCCGGATGACCCCCACCGTGCGGCGCACGGTGAGGGTGCCCGCCTCCAGGTCCAGGTCCTCCCACTTCAGGCCCAGCACCTCCCCCCTCCTGAGGCCGCAGGCCAGGCAGAGCCTGAGGGCCAGGGCGGTGCGGGGGTCGGGGTGGACCTCCAGGGCCTCCAGGAGGGCGGCCACCTCCCCCAGCTCCAGGGCCCGCCCCCTGGGCCGGGAGGGCTCCCCGCCTTTGACCCGTACCGGGTCCACAGGGTTCCTGGCCACCATCTCCAGGGCCAGGGCCTCCTGGAACACCGCCCTCAGCCGCTCCCGCACCTTGCGCACCGTGCGGGGGCTGTACCGCTCCAGGAGGGCGTCTAGGACCTCCTGGATGTGGGCGGGCCGGACCTTCTGGAGGGGCTTGGAGCCCAGGGGGTCCCGGGCCTTGGGGTTCTTCAGGCTGGGCAGGGCCAGGGCCAGCTCGTCCGTGTAGAGGAGGAGGGTCTTGGGCTTCACCTCCCGGGCCTTGCGCTGGAG
Coding sequences within:
- a CDS encoding tyrosine-type recombinase/integrase; the protein is MGRKRGNGSGSVSYHAAKGKWRAEVRWVDPSTGRVRSVTRYAPTRKEAETLLAELLLQRGRGLLLEPDRTTLRDWAQRWLQRKAREVKPKTLLLYTDELALALPSLKNPKARDPLGSKPLQKVRPAHIQEVLDALLERYSPRTVRKVRERLRAVFQEALALEMVARNPVDPVRVKGGEPSRPRGRALELGEVAALLEALEVHPDPRTALALRLCLACGLRRGEVLGLKWEDLDLEAGTLTVRRTVGVIRGKGVVGTPKTQRAYRTVPIPHATLLRLRGYRDWLLAKGVAPEDLPELWVFPGNDPSRPLDPNTLNHTLRRIAQRLGLPPLRVHDLRHSYGSHLLANGAPLEVVAERMGHASPTITLGIYRHVLEHERQGWVLDPEDLLRAPGRARA